One genomic window of Dermacentor andersoni chromosome 8, qqDerAnde1_hic_scaffold, whole genome shotgun sequence includes the following:
- the LOC126525762 gene encoding uncharacterized protein, translated as MKHYAQFNCCAGGGWRTERIGGQELVQQQQLLSQLKPQQHQEPLQEQQKPEQQHHEQLSSQVTLQQTTELQQQQHHHQQQQHAQKQEQRERRRRQRQRQLKPGQTQQQQPVTSQGQVHQMPELLEQHHKLDQQQQQLLSSQAPLHQKPELQKQQQEQQQQQQELLTSQVPSHYKPEQQEQVQKPEQGQRRRRQRQRQQLMTSPGSLYQKPERPDQLQRLAQQQQQQLSSQPPRRRRIVSRSSRSKCRSPIRGSAGDDSSSSS; from the exons ATGAAACATTATGCGCAATTTAACTGCTGTGCAGGCGGTGGCTGGCGCACTGAAAGAATTGGAGGCCAGGAGCTGGTTCAACAGCAGCAGCTACTATCACAGCTCAAGCCACAGCAGCACCAAGAACCGCTGCAGGAGCAACAGAAGCCCGAGCAGCAGCATCATGAACAGCTGTCGTCACAGGTAACACTACAGCAGACGACAGAGCTGCAACaacagcagcatcatcatcagcagcagcagcacgcgcAGAAGCAAGAGCAGCGGGAGCGCCGGAGGCGACAGCGGCAGCGGCAACTGAAGCCAGGGcaaacacagcagcagcagccagtgaCGTCACAGGGTCAAGTGCATCAAATGCCCGAGCTGCTGGAGCAACATCATAAGCTtgaccagcagcaacagcaactgcTGTCATCGCAGGCACCACTGCATCAGAAGCCGGAACTGCAAAAACAACAGcaagaacaacaacagcagcagcaagagtTGCTGACGTCACAGGTGCCGTCGCATTATAAGCCGGAGCAGCAGGAGCAAGTGCAGAAACCCGAGCAGGGGCAGCGCCGGAGACgacagcggcagcggcagcagctaaTGACGTCACCAGGTTCCCTGTATCAGAAGCCCGAGCGGCCGGATCAACTGCAGAGGCTTgcccagcagcaacagcaacagctgTCGTCGCAGCCGCCACG GCGCCGTCGCATCGTAAGCCGGAGCAGCAGGAGCAAGTGCAGAAGCCCGATCAGGGGCAGCGCCGgagacgacagcagcagcagcagctga
- the LOC140212801 gene encoding uncharacterized protein, protein MQQQLMTSPGPLYQKPELPEQQQKLDEQQQQLLSSQEPLHQRPELQKQQQGQQQQQQKELLTPQLPSQHKPEQQEQVQKPEQGQRRRRQRQQPLKQEQTQQQLMTSPGSLNQKPERPDQLQRLDQQQQQLLSSQVPLHQKPELQKQQQQEQQQQQQQELLTSQAPSHHKPEQQEQVQKPEQGQRRRRQRQQQLKPEQMQQQLMTSPAPLYQKPELPEQQQKLDQQQQQLLSSQEPLHQRAELQKQQQEQQQQQQKELLTSQLPSHHKPEQQEQVQKPEQGQRQRRQRQQQLKPEQMQQQVLTSPGPLYQKPKLPEQQQKLDQQQQQLLSSQPPLQQKPALQQQQQQQQQQQPQQELLTSQAPLQQKQEQQEKVQTPEERQRRRRQWQQQRNPEQTHQHLLVSPSPLYEKPKLQEQQQKLDEQQRLSSQAPLQQKLEQQQKPELQQQQHLLTTQELLHQKPQQQQEQQQLQMLELPPHQNPNLHEQQEKHDLQQNQLMSEAPLQQTLVQHRAPRLQEEQQLHHHHQHAQHQQQQHTSQLPLHQKQHQKPEKQEKPHLQQQLLAAQAPLQKKLEQQQLQQQMLTSQERLHKQAELEQQQQKSEPQQQQLQSQSSVQQELQQQQHQERLFTSQRALRLELKEKQRRQRRKRLRHRHSQKQQQEEQQQQQQQQLKR, encoded by the coding sequence ATGCAGCAGCAGCTAATGACGTCACCGGGTCCACTTTATCAGAAGCCCGAGCTGCCGGAGCAACAGCAGAAGCTTGACGAGCAGCAACAGCAATTGCTGTCATCGCAGGAACCACTGCACCAGAGGCCGGAACTGCAAAAACAACAGCAaggacaacaacagcagcagcagaaagagTTGCTGACGCCACAGCTGCCGTCGCAGCATAAGCCGGAGCAGCAGGAGCAAGTGCAGAAGCCCGAGCAGGGGCAGCGTCGGAGACGACAGCGGCAGCAGCCGCTGAAACAAGAGCAAACGCAGCAACAGCTAATGACGTCACCGGGCTCACTGAATCAGAAGCCCGAGCGGCCAGATCAATTGCAGAGGCTtgaccagcagcaacagcaactgcTGTCATCGCAGGTACCACTGCATCAGAAGCCGGAACTgcaaaaacaacaacagcaagaacaacaacagcagcagcagcaagagttGCTGACGTCACAGGCGCCGTCGCATCATAAGCCGGAGCAGCAGGAGCAAGTGCAGAAGCCCGAGCAAGGGCAGCGCCGGAGAcgacagcggcagcagcagctgaagccaGAGCAAATGCAGCAGCAGCTAATGACGTCACCGGCTCCACTTTATCAGAAGCCCGAGCTGCCGGAGCAACAGCAGAAGCTtgaccagcagcaacagcaattGCTGTCATCGCAGGAACCACTGCACCAGAGGGCGGAACTGCAAAAACAACAGcaagaacaacaacagcagcagcagaaagagTTGCTGACGTCACAGCTGCCGTCGCATCATAAGCCGGAGCAGCAGGAGCAAGTGCAGAAGCCCGAGCAGGGACAGCGCCAGAGACGacaacggcagcagcagctgaagccaGAGCAAATGCAGCAGCAGGTACTGACGTCACCGGGTCCACTTTATCAAAAGCCCAAGCTGCCCGAGCAACAGCAGAAGCTtgaccagcagcaacagcaactgtTGTCGTCGCAGCCGCCACTGCAGCAGAAGCCGGCactgcaacaacagcaacaacaacagcagcagcagcagccgcagcaggaGTTGCTTACCTCACAGGCACCACTGCAGCAGAAGCAGGAGCAGCAGGAGAAAGTGCAGACGCCCGAAGAGCGGCAGCGCCGGAGGagacagtggcagcagcagcggaaccCAGAGCAAACACACCAGCATCTACTGGTGTCACCATCTCCGCTATATGAGAAGCCCAAGCTGCAAGAACAGCAACAGAAGCTCGACGAGCAACAACGGCTGTCGTCGCAGGCGCCACTGCAGCAGAAGCtggagcagcagcagaagcctGAGCTTCAACAACAGCAGCACTTATTGACGACGCAGGAATTGCTGCATCAGAAGCCTCAGCAgcagcaagagcagcagcaactacAAATGCTCGAGCTGCCACCGCATCAGAATCCCAACCTGCACGAGCAACAGGAGAAGCACGACCTGCAGCAAAACCAACTGATGTCGGAAGCGCCACTGCAACAGACGCTGGTACAGCATCGGGCGCCGCGGCTGCAAGAGGAGCAAcagttgcatcatcatcatcagcatgcgcagcatcaacaacaacaacatacgTCACAACTGCCACTGCATCAGAAGCAACACCAGAAGCCGGAGAAGCAGGAGAAGCCGCATCTGCAACAGCAACTACTGGCGGCGCAGGCGCCACTGCAGAAGAAGCTGGAGCAGCAGCAATTGCAGCAGCAAATGCTTACGTCGCAGGAACGGCTGCATAAGCAGGCCGAGCTGGAACAGCAACAACAGAAGTCAGAGCCCCAGCAGCAGCAACTCCAGTCGCAGTCCTCAGTGCAGCAGGAGCTGCAACAACAGCAACATCAGGAGCGACTGTTTACTTCACAGAGGGCACTGCGTCTGGAGCTGAAAGAAAAGCAGCGGAGGCAGAGGCGGAAGAGGCTGCGGCACaggcactcacagaagcagcagcaagaagagcaacagcagcagcagcaacagcaactgaAGCGTTAG